The Sander lucioperca isolate FBNREF2018 chromosome 4, SLUC_FBN_1.2, whole genome shotgun sequence DNA segment TTTTTGTATGTACATATTATCAACATAATTCTGCTGGAACAGAAAACcaacaaaacagaaaaggtATTAACTTAGATTTCCTAAGTTAATaccttttctgttttgttgGTATGTATATGAATGATAAGAGGCTGAATCCAATGAGTACGAACTTACATGGCTTTCCTGGATTTCAAAATAGCTGGCAGGTGCCTGAGGAGACTCTCATCAGATCTCTTGGAAACTTGCATCTCAAAACATTCTCTCATCCCTTCAAAATTGCTGGTCCTTTGCCTTACAAATTCCCAATGCATTGGGTAGAAATCACGGATTGGAGAGGACCCAAACTTCAGAAAGAACTTGACTTCTTTCAGTAAAGCCTGGTTGTCGTACTCCCTCAGACAGTGGAACAAACCCACAGCTGTGTAAGACAAAATGTTCTCCAGGATCTTCTTCTTGGTGTAGTCAAACAGTGGATCGGTGGGCTCCAACGTGCCACGCTCCTTAATGAGGCCAAAGAGGAAGCGAAGGAAGACATCGGATTTTCCCTCATCACTCTGCAGCGCCTGGTCCACCAGATACCGACAACGAACAGACTGGAGAGAACCTGCTTCAATCTTGTCCAATTCAGCAGACGCAGCCAAGAACTCCTGAATGCTTAAGTGACCAAAGCGAAACACTGTGGTGTTATGCagccccttctcttctctcaaCACAAGTGGACACTCTTTGGAGAAAGTTGACGCCTCCTCAACACTTATGTCATTCTCTGAAAGATCATGCTCATATATAACATTACCCTCTCCCATCCGAGGCAGTGCCAGCCTTTTCAGCTTGGCAACAATGTCCGAGTATGATGCTTTGACCAGATTTGTGTAAATCTGGGTTAAATTCAGGGGATTGATTTTCAACCCATCATCTGATTTAAGATGACTCTTCAACACACTTGCCATGATGGTGCAGATTGGAGGTATCTCACAAAGGAAGTCCAGGCTCCTTGATATTTTCACATGGTCGATGGCTTTGTTGGACAGATCATCGTCACCGATAACTGTCCTGAAGTGCTGCTCCTTCTGTTCATCACTGAACCCTTGAACTTCGGTCTCTTTAAGCAAAAAGCATTCAGGGATCTGGGTTGACGCTGCAAGTCGGGTCGTTATCCATATATGAGCGCTGGGAAGTAAATTCCCCCTGATCAGATTGGTCACTAGAGTATCCACTGTGGATACTTCAGAAACATCCCTCACAGTTGGACAGCTGAAGTTTAGCGGGAGATGATACTCATCCAGTCCGTCAAGCACAAACCACACTTTGTTTTCATTTAGGCTGGAAACATCGAGCTTGTTCAATTCAGGGTAAAACGTCTGGAGAAGTTCAATTAGGCTCATTTCGAGTTTAAGCAAGTTCAACTCCCAGAACGTGAGAGGAAACAGAAGCTGGATGTTGTAGTACCCTTTCCCCTCGGCCCACTCAAGAGCACAACTCTGCACTGTTGTGGTTTTTCCAACTCCAGACACTCCCAAAGTGATGACTGTTCTCTGGCTGCTGTGATGTTTGCAGTCGCATGATAAAACATCTGCGAGCGggacagttttaaaaaaaggccAAGTATGACAGTCAGATTTGTCAACATATCTAAACTCATGCTGGTACAAATCAGATGTGTCGTCATTCTTGAGCTCCCGATAGCAAAGTCTTGAAGGAAGTAATGACTTTTCAGAGTATGCGCTGTTCAGTTTCAGATATTTGTTCTTCAGTGTAGTTTTCAGGGCATTTTGGAGATCCATCACAGAGGCAGTAGATCCTGAAAAAGATGGGAAGATGATGAGtgtaataaatatattataatatgtaataaataaattgcatgGGATTAGCATAACGTTGGCATGTAAAGGGAAGACTAGTGGGTACTCATAGAACCCATTTTCATTAAAATATCTTGAGGTGACAGGTCAAGGGAATCCtttgaaaatggccatgccGCTTTTTCCGTAGCCAAAATTCAATTGAATTTCAATTGAATTCaaacaactttatttatccctaAAGGGCAATAAAATTTTGCAGTTAACCAGTCACATAAAAAACAGACAAGAAGAAACACCATCGCAATCATTCAATCAACCAGCATGTCAGTAGCAGCAGGTCAACGAATGGGAAACCCAGGCAAGAGCAGCAAAGCACACACAGGTTGCAGAAATTAagctaaattaaataaatacacaaccATAATCCAACATAAGTaaagtaataaatacataaatcaaAGCATTATGCTTCACCAGAATTCCAAGCTATGAATGTTACAAAATGTAGCTtatgtaacattaaaacatttgggCCGACAAGCCATTATAACGTTGTTGCTATCAATGAATTCCTCAACTAGTCTTGTTTAATGTGATACCAATATCTTCACTCTAGCTTTAAAAGTGAGTCTGCTGCAGCCTCCGAAAGACAGTAAGCCACCCACCCCCCTGGCTACACAATACAGCAACAGTTGTCTTGGTTGCAAGAATCGTATTTTGTTATCAAGTGAGGCAGTTAAAGTGAGTCTGCAGCAAAAAGACAGGGTTTAGAGAGCAATTCTCAACTAAGTAAACGGAAGTACATAACCCTTgtgttaaaaacacaaaactttgtggTAGACACAAAGCAGAAACAGTACACTGTATACACAGGATTTCCTGTCGTGTATTGTCAGTTTCTAGCTAGACCTATAGCCTTGTTATCTGTAGGTTATAATGTATGAAAATCACACATAGCAAATTCAAAATAATGACAACaatgtttttaagtttttcttacgctaacgttacatcaTTTCATATTGTGACGCCTGCGCAAGTCACAGTTTTTTTGCTGCTATTTGTATAGCCAAATCTTGAAGAAATGGCCACAGCAGACTTTATTTAGCTAGCTAGAATTCTGTTTGACAACATTTAATAAtaaccattttattttaaatcgcAACAATGTATTATGTTCAgcgataataataaaaaataagatgAACATGATGCTCTAATAAACTTACAAATAGATAGTATCATGTAGTGATACGTTACGGCCTTTTTTGATAACTGTTTGTAGCTAATTTAGCTAGGACTCAACTTGCTTAGAGTAGCTAGACTTTAAAGTTCAAACAGTTTAGCTAGTTAACACcgataacgttagctagctagttgagtGTTAACGTTAGTgttgtaacgttaacgttagctgctgatGGCGTTACGATATATTTATTAATCTCCGTGTAACGTTAACATAACGCTACTTACCAAGACAAACGAGTACATCACATAACCCCTCCTGTAACGTTGAAGAAACAACAGACGAGACAGTCGCGTTACAGTAATGtgtgaaaaagaagaagaagaatccGTATAAATTGGGGCTAAAGCCTTctcatatacagtctatggctaaaACTCCAAAGTCCTGAAACTTTTTTCTCGAGTCTTTTTtggcaaagaatttctaatatgggaagaagttccactctctcgttacttccggcttctgaactggttgcagttccaccagagttccatatagggggcgctcacaggccagtgcagaatgaatgggactctatggagctatatccctcaaaatccacttttctcaggatataattttttgtctagtaatttgaatgttgcatttgaaaggagaggctaagaaaatacacactgctgggtgttagatttttttaaagtggcttttttgttctaaaaagccttttaaaatgtcaatgacgtcatacacatatacggccagagattctgctttacggtaagctctgagtcgcttccttttttctctcgaggcatcgacaacacagctgacaggttagactctccctgtcaatacacgtgctagaaagaggtttgctaatgttttaaagaccacgccgaaatattcactctggcattctggttctgcttcggatgccgtcaagcgggatctccgatcgtaatctgtccttcactgaccaatcagcattcattagcagaatgctagcgtgttaagggcaacaacgactcaacctgtaacaaatcgaaagggcataagtactcgttcattcaactttcgacctataatccatgttgaacttgcaaaaactacaatcaaatctgagatttctcaacaacaatcaggcgaaagagacaaatttagccgtctagctccatagggtcccattcattttgcactggaccgtgatcaccccgagtggaactctggtggaactgcaaccaaagtaggtacaatggggcttaatagggagtggaacggctttccgtagacgggctttgttTTTGGTCAAGATGAGCAAGAGGGGGAAATtggaggagcatctcgctgcagtctgcgggaagcggggcttgacatcaagccccgccc contains these protein-coding regions:
- the LOC116039682 gene encoding NACHT, LRR and PYD domains-containing protein 12-like, encoding MDLQNALKTTLKNKYLKLNSAYSEKSLLPSRLCYRELKNDDTSDLYQHEFRYVDKSDCHTWPFFKTVPLADVLSCDCKHHSSQRTVITLGVSGVGKTTTVQSCALEWAEGKGYYNIQLLFPLTFWELNLLKLEMSLIELLQTFYPELNKLDVSSLNENKVWFVLDGLDEYHLPLNFSCPTVRDVSEVSTVDTLVTNLIRGNLLPSAHIWITTRLAASTQIPECFLLKETEVQGFSDEQKEQHFRTVIGDDDLSNKAIDHVKISRSLDFLCEIPPICTIMASVLKSHLKSDDGLKINPLNLTQIYTNLVKASYSDIVAKLKRLALPRMGEGNVIYEHDLSENDISVEEASTFSKECPLVLREEKGLHNTTVFRFGHLSIQEFLAASAELDKIEAGSLQSVRCRYLVDQALQSDEGKSDVFLRFLFGLIKERGTLEPTDPLFDYTKKKILENILSYTAVGLFHCLREYDNQALLKEVKFFLKFGSSPIRDFYPMHWEFVRQRTSNFEGMRECFEMQVSKRSDESLLRHLPAILKSRKAMLRFSNLSDMCCPALAAVLSTRESYLRELDLGYNSISDDGVRKLVEGLSDQNCRLKTIRLQGCGVTWLACEYLSPALRQSLKLQELDLSMNEIGDDGLRHLANGLRSPKCQLETLKLSQCNIEQKGCSCLASALQKNTGHLKVLDLSINMVGDEGAIELFQKCDISQLTKLEMYHCGLTVLSCRSIGEALKVETSTLVELNLSNNDLKDEGFALICEGMYAWCSLEKLNVSRCGITGTGCYNLAKVLCGVSQLYGVLMAKRELQAVELKELDLSMNCLGDEGIKAISAGLKNPYLNLKTLNLSHCSLTDDCCAELASVFASQGCVIRELDLSGNNLQDKGVKKLCVGLRSPQSKLEKLLLRTCCLSSTSIQFLTNALKSNPQHLAELHLMGNNLEDSGIRVLMGLTKNKKYALHTIDVSTD